TTACTCTCAACGTAGGAAACAACATATTGCCATCCACGCCTCCCATGGTTGACTGAGCTTTCACAGAAACCTCAGTTCACAGCAGAAGTTCAGGATGATCTAACCAACTTAATCCCGATTAACGGGGTCTCATTTTATGTAGAGGCAGCACATGCCAACATGAAATGACAAAAAATGGATCAGGCATAGAACCCAAATGATGGCTCTACAAATGCGACTGAGCTTCAGGATCTAAGCTTTTAATGACTCAAAattgtttttcctttcttttaagAAATTCTTAGGATACAGCAATGTGGCCTGAGTTATACAAAATCTCATGAACAATAATAATTCTTCATAGTAGTTTTTACATCAACAAGGGCATCTTCAACCTCCTTCCAAGAGCAGAGGGAAAATTTTTTGTTTCGCCTCAATTCTCAACCAGATCTGGCAGTATTCAGTAAGGTCGAAACTTCCTCGCTGCTCTTAGTTGCTGTATCCGCCTTTTATCTTGCTCAAACTTGCTTTGCAGCATCATTATCTCtgtgaaaaaaatcaaatatccACACTTTAGCTCCAGCTATCATTCAGGAATagtttttttactttaaaacaTAAGTTGCAGCACAAtgtaaaagtaaaagaaagtTGCATACCGTTTCTCTGAGCTTCTTTTTTATGGAAACGGTAGAAATCTAGCCCTACTTCCTTGTGCTTCTTCTTTGCCATCTGATCCTTCAAAGCGGCCTCAGAGACAGAGCCCACAACAGTTCCTGTATCAGACTCTGTAGTTTTCTTCCTCCCTTTGTGGTGTGTCACAACTGTCCATCCGCCGTCAGCAGCACGGGcttctctttcctttctttcctgTATGGTGTAACAGTGATAAATGATAACACAGAGAAAAAAACAATATTCTGTATATGAAACTacaagaaggaaagaaaacaGGCCTGAATCCTATTAACTGCAATATCTCCTCAAATTCCTAGAAATAGCCAACTCCACATGATTTAACGAGAGATAATAATGGTTTCTCTTTTCCTTGTGTCATGGGATAATAAATTGCAGATGGAACAGGAAGATGCAGGAAAAGGGTGTTGGACACgtcatgaattttctctagtGAAAACAAACAAATGCAATGTCAATAACCTAAAGTACAAGCAAGCATTCGAGTTGCTCCAATCATGCAAACATGCTAGCCTTCAGACATACACAAAAACATTCTGATAAATACTTCTTATGTGTCTGAACCAAAAAAGGCAATATGTATCATGTCATATCTCTTCAGTTATTCAGTATCATTCAGTTACAGGAACCGAATTCTGTGCAAAATGTCTATCTCAGATACGAACCATGAATGATCATATCAGTCTAGAAACAAAAGGTTTGGTGATCTGTCCCATATAATTCCCAATGCGGATCAACAAATGCAGCCCAAGCAATCAATTAGGACTTAAGAGGGgaaaaattaacttttccTCACCTCTTCAAGTTTTTCTTCATGTGCTGTTATAAATTCATCAATCCTTTGCTGCAATATCTTCAGTCCAGGTCTGCTTTGATGGTATTCCATCAGCCATTCTGCATTTCATAGTTCTGGGTAAGAAAATGATATGCATATACTAACAGCTCTTTCGATCACTGATTGAGACATGCATGCAAAAATTATGCTAAGGCACTCTGAACAATAAAGCTATAATAGAATATAGAGTCTGACTACTACTAAACACAAGAAACATTTATTCGTGTAAGGAAATGGTCATACTTTTCATTCCTTTAGGACTGTCCTCATCCTCTGAAGAAATATGATAAACCTCCTCTTTAGAAGGTTCAGCCTTATCTTCCACTAATTCCTCTCCTTCCCTGGACTGCTTGAGGgccttcttctttctcttatcTTTCTTAGACTTACCTACAACAAGAAAAATGAACCAAGGAATAAGTATATGATATCTAAAGGATTGCCATTAATGAATTTGATGGTTTCCTAACACATTTTAATAACGCATTTCACGTTAGCAAGATGATATCACTACACACTGCTGTGCTGCCTAGATTTCATAGCACTACATATACTAGATAGGTAAACAGATATTCACCTTTTTTACCATTCATGATTTCCAAACCATCCGACATCTGTGGTTCAGGTTCTCCTTGACTTTCGGATTCAATATGAACTGATAACAACATACCATAAAATCAGTTAGCTAGAATTAAGCTTTTGGGCGGAAGCACTGGCAGCATCCTGCAGATACTATGGCAAATCAATTTCTGGATGGCTTCTACAGGTAAAAGAAGAGAGGGCACTCAATGATCTGGAATATATATTAACTTTTATTCAGCTGGAATGTAAGCAAGAAATCTAATTCCTATCTCAGAGATAGAACAGTAAAAGATGGTGCTTTCAGAAGGCAGAAACAAATCCTAGTGTTTGAAGGACACGTCATCAGAGAAAGGAAATTGTGCTGAAAGTAGCAGTTTCTATAGTGCATATAGGCATAATTTTTTGGTTCCTCAGATGTTGTCCATGCGTGTTACAGTCTCAGAGATCTCCTCAAGAATGATGTTATAATTTTCTCAcctttcatctttttctttaaagaTGATTTCTTACTTTTCTTTCCATCCTTTACTTTGATTGAATTattccctgcaaaatagaaacaaataattataagCACAATATCATTGCAACTCCAAAGCCATGTAGCATATTGAAGCTATACTTACCTTCAATATCTGTGTGGAAAGCATCCTCAACATCAGCACTGTCTTTCTTCTCCcttttcctcctcttcttcttttctccaAGTTTTGCATCTATAGAACCCACTTCTTCTCGATTCAACATTGCATCTAAAAATACCAAGAAGTGCAAAACATCTCAGACACAGCTACAAAAATCGCAATCACAAAATGTAGAACTCAATATTGATAGTCAACAAACCATGTCCGGGCTCAGCTGGGGCATTTCTCTCCTCgagtttcttttccttctttttcaatatcttctttcttttctctctccccACAGCCTTACTCGAACTATAATCTGGAACAGGAAAGAACAGAACAATAATTTAGAGTACAGCTCCAAAAGCCCAGGATTAAATGCGTATTATAACCTTTACCATTCATTTCTGATCCATCACCATCAGCAATGCTTTCTCCTTTcctcttcttatttttaatcttCGTCATCTTCTTCCCACCATGTCTATTCTTGATCCCCCCAACTTCCGCCCTATCTAACATTAAACCTGCAATAACACGAAAATTGCATGCTGTTACAGATTTGCTTACTACAAATCCATGCAGTGATCATTAGCATAACTTGATGTGaaaactaaacaaacaactaACAATACAGTAACTTCTTCAGCAAAGAGAGAGACACAAATTGAACAAGAGAGAAAAACTGGCATCAAGCCTTGGGATTCAGGTACAATTTGGAATTGAATCAATGAATACATAAGGCAGCGATAATCATTCCAGAAACCGGTAGTTGCATCAATATTTGATCAGTAATCTGCACCTTGGAGCTCCAATATGAGTTGAAACTACCATGAATTCAACTGAATTGAGCTTCAAAAGAATAGCCTTAAGCTAGAGGACAGCCCTCATGAGAACAAAAGCAATCAGGAGACAGAAAAATTGCGCATTTAAAATAGAAACGTGCGCGCTGACTGATGACACTTTCAACAAATCCGAGCAGGAAGCCAACTGCCGCAGTCAACTACTAGTGCAGAACAGAGACAGAGATGCACGGTTAATGGAGCTCGCAACTACCAGAGGATCACTCTTTGCCCAAGTTGAAGtcttccctcttcttttcGCCGAAGAGATGGACGATAAGAAAGCTGATTCCAGGTGAAAAAGGCTCCAAATTTCTTCTTCCGCAGTATACTTCTgtccttcttcctcctccgcGTCTTCTTTCCTCCAACAGGTACGTAGGGTTTTAGCAGctttctcagtctatggagaaggtgaagaaggaagagagtCCATAGCAACCCCATGCCTGCTGCCGTGCACCCGCCGCACTGAACCATTTCTCCACGGGCTTGACTTGAATATGCGACTTGGGCCTGATGGGCTTTCTGGTTGTGCTTCTGTATCAATAGGTGAAGCCCAGCCCGATACCAAATTGACGGATATATGACCCAATGGAAGATCCGAAACCGAATCTCGGTCCGGTTGACATTTCCCACCCAAccaatcctctctctctccctccccctcCTCTCTCTGTCTTTCTCTCGTCGTTGACTTTTCCCTCGCTTTCTTGCTTACCGTACAGTACGGCCATTGGAGGAACAGATTGATTTCATCTGCAAAGACAATGATTTTCTCGACTGGAAATTGCAAACACTGTTGAAATGTAAATGAGGATTTTTTAGTCTTGTTCAAAGTTATCTATCTGCTTTGCCAGTAGAATTTTTCTGCTAGCACCGTCGTCTCCATAACAGGTGAAGCAGACTCCATGAACGCCACAAACCAAGCTTTTGCTTCACTGAGAGATGGCTGCTTTAGTCTCTTGTAGCAGCGAAACCGTGCTGGCTCGGAGCATTTGTGCAGTTATCGTCAAGGGTAGATGGAGCTCCCTGAATAGCAACATCTGTTCAAGCCTCACCTCAACGGTCATCCACCAGGTTCTCTTGGACCTCTCAAATCACCTGGGCAGTCCCTCCCTTTCATGGGCATTCTTCAAGTACGTGGAAACTTTCCCGAATTACAAGCACCCTTTGCAGTCCTCTTGGACCATGATCCACATTTTAGCTAAGCACAGACACTACAGGAGTGCACAGGACCTGCTCGACAAAATTGCGCACAGAGACTTCTTATCTTCTCCGTCGGTTTTGAGCTCTTTGGTGAGGGCACACGGTGACCCCGATGTTAATTCGCATGTCTTGAGCTGGCTTGTGATATTGTATGCTAATTCGAGAATGACCCAAGATGCATTGCAAGTGTTTGAGCACATGAGAGTTTCTGCCTTGAAGCCTCATTTGCATGCTTGTACTGTGTTACTGAACTGTTTAGCTAAGGAAAGGTTGACCGACCTGGTGTGGAAAGTGTATAAGAAGATGGTCAGAATCGGGATCGTTCCAAacactcatatatataatgcgcTGATTCATGCTTGTAGCAAGTCAGCAGACCCTGAGAAGGCCGAAAAACTAGTGGAAGAAATGGAAGCAAGAGGCATTTTTCCTGACCTTTTCACGTACAATACACTGATATCGCTGTACTGCAAGAAGGGCATGCACTATGAAGCTCTGTCTGTTCAAGATAGAATGGAAAGAGGAGGAGTGAGTCCTGATCTCGTAACTTATAACTCACTTATATACGGCTTTTGCAGGGAAGGCAGGATGAGAGAGGCTGTGAGGCTCTTTCGGGAAATCAAAGGTGCTGATCCTAATCACGTGACGTACACGACTCTAATTGATGGGTACTGCAGAACAAATGACCTTGAGGAGGCTCTAAGATTGCTTGAGGTGATGATCGCTAGAGGGCTTTATCCCAGTGTTTTCACTTACAACTCGATCCTGCGGAAGTTGTGCGAAGAAGGCAGGATGAGGGATGCAAACAAGCTTTTGAATGAGATGAGTGAGCGGAGAGTTGAACCCGACAATGTCACATGTAACACCCTGATTAATGCGTATTGCAAGATTCGAGATCTGAGATCTGCATTAAAGGTGAAAAACAGGATGCGCGAGTCTGGATTAAAGCTTGACCAGTTCACTTATAAGGCACTCATTCATGGCTTCTGCAGAGTTCTAGATATGGATAATGCGAAAGAGTTGCTAATCTCCATGATTGATGCTGGATTTTCGCCTAGCTATTGCACCTATTCTTGGATTATAGATGGATATTGTGAACTCAACGATGAAGATGCAGTTCTACGACTTCTAGATGATTTTGCAGGGAGAGGTCTCTGCATTGGTTTGTCAGTATACAGGGCTCTGATTCGGAGGTTTTGTAAGAGAGAAAGGATTGCTTCTGCTGAAAGAGTCTTCAGTTTGATGCAAGAGAAGGGTATATCAGGGGACAGCATTATATATACCAGCCTTGCGTATGCTTATTTGAAAGCAGGAGATGTCAAATCCTCATCAGCAATGCTTGATGATATGTATAAGAAGAGGTTGATGATAACTCTCAAGATCTACAGAAGTTTTAATGCTTCCTATGCTTGTGAAAGTCACATCTTGCGTCTCTTTTGGGACAATCTCGTTAGCAGGGGTCTCATATCGAAAGCTATATTGAAGGATATAGAGCAGTCTGACTTGCTTTTGTAGAGTAACTGATTAAGGGCTCAGTGGTAGAGATATATTGAACTGTGAGTACGCAAATGGGCCGCTAGCATCAAAATCATCAAATTTGGACTGAAGTTGGGTCTCACGATTTACATGCCACTGGGGCTGAGGTTACAACTTTCAGTACATCATTCCTCAGCGTTGCATTGAGATTGAAAGCTCGTGGTATCTCTCCATAAGAGGGGCATAAACTGTTTATGGAGATTTGGATCTGGAGGTAAGCCTCTCATTCCTTTGTGAATAAATACGTCGGGGAAACTCAGtttgtttttgtaattttacgGAGTAGCAGATGGAAAATGAGATATCGGAAGATGACAGCAAAGCAGATCCGGTCATCCTTTCGAGTTCATAACTTTATCTTTGCCTGCAAACTTGgaaatttattaattcatttcAGAGCATACACTATAATGACACTGTATCAAAGAAATTGTGAGCTCATGATAATGAAAGGAACCAAAGTGGACATTCATTTACATTGTCTTTCTTTCTCATTGcactaataatataattttccgCTCTTCCTTCTTCCGGGCTAAAAGATGCATCTCATTGTACCTGTCTGATGGAACTGAAAAAACTGCGGGCCGCTGTCAGGGACAAGTTTGTTTTGAGGCAGAAGGCAAAGCAGGAGTGAGGAGGTTTAGTAGGGCACAGCCGCTATAGATTTGAATCATGTTGCAGAGAGCATCCCAAGTGAACCAAATGATTATGTTGGTATTCTGAAAGATGCTACCAGGAAATGTGCAGCTTATGAACACTGGAATGAGTGTCATTCCAGCCTTTATATATGCTAAAACACAGACAGACCATAGATGTGTCATTTTCATGGACAAAAATGGGAGAGGAAACATGCAATAATGAAGACAAACAGCTCGCGGAGAAACATATTATTGGTTTCAGAAAAAAATCTAACCTTATGGTCCTTAACTTGCGGTGGGAATTCTCTTCTTGATAAGATACATAGAGATCCCTTATTTTCAGTAGCTACTTAGTTTGCCcatgcattttcttttccacctTTGGCCATGGAATGGTCCTCAGCACTTACCCACAGACAACTAATGGTGGGGGGTTAGCTGTGGAATTTGGTATATTTTGTCAGGTGAGACGCACAGCTTAAAGTGACTGAAGAATTGTACTTTTGCTATTAAGATATTGTTGAGAGGGCCACAGAGAGTTACTAACCCGAGGCCCTTATGGAGGGTTTTGGTGACCAAATCCATCATCCCCTCGAGCCCCTTCCTTCCCATCGAGATTCTTTCTCACATTCTTGTctctttatattataataatagacaataaatatatgatgTTTATGTTCCCTCTTTATCAGGGAATGTTTGATTCCCCCCAGTCCCGAGCAAccctttctatttttttatttttaatttataataggtaataaattaaagagttaatttcaccatatatcatcatattttgaaaattttcattacaTAGCACATATCGTATTAATTTCACCATTCAgagcaaaattttgaaattttttcataacaTAGTACAAGAAGcaataatttcaccaaataAAACAATATTGTGAAAGTGTTTCACCATATAGCacaaaaaattgacaaaaaactAACATTACG
The sequence above is drawn from the Punica granatum isolate Tunisia-2019 chromosome 5, ASM765513v2, whole genome shotgun sequence genome and encodes:
- the LOC116208209 gene encoding eukaryotic translation initiation factor 5B, coding for MLDRAEVGGIKNRHGGKKMTKIKNKKRKGESIADGDGSEMNDYSSSKAVGREKRKKILKKKEKKLEERNAPAEPGHDAMLNREEVGSIDAKLGEKKKRRKREKKDSADVEDAFHTDIEGNNSIKVKDGKKSKKSSLKKKMKVHIESESQGEPEPQMSDGLEIMNGKKGKSKKDKRKKKALKQSREGEELVEDKAEPSKEEVYHISSEDEDSPKGMKKWLMEYHQSRPGLKILQQRIDEFITAHEEKLEEERKEREARAADGGWTVVTHHKGRKKTTESDTGTVVGSVSEAALKDQMAKKKHKEVGLDFYRFHKKEAQRNEIMMLQSKFEQDKRRIQQLRAARKFRPY
- the LOC116208205 gene encoding pentatricopeptide repeat-containing protein At5g38730 isoform X2; translated protein: MAALVSCSSETVLARSICAVIVKGRWSSLNSNICSSLTSTVIHQVLLDLSNHLGSPSLSWAFFKSAQDLLDKIAHRDFLSSPSVLSSLVRAHGDPDVNSHVLSWLVILYANSRMTQDALQVFEHMRVSALKPHLHACTVLLNCLAKERLTDLVWKVYKKMVRIGIVPNTHIYNALIHACSKSADPEKAEKLVEEMEARGIFPDLFTYNTLISLYCKKGMHYEALSVQDRMERGGVSPDLVTYNSLIYGFCREGRMREAVRLFREIKGADPNHVTYTTLIDGYCRTNDLEEALRLLEVMIARGLYPSVFTYNSILRKLCEEGRMRDANKLLNEMSERRVEPDNVTCNTLINAYCKIRDLRSALKVKNRMRESGLKLDQFTYKALIHGFCRVLDMDNAKELLISMIDAGFSPSYCTYSWIIDGYCELNDEDAVLRLLDDFAGRGLCIGLSVYRALIRRFCKRERIASAERVFSLMQEKGISGDSIIYTSLAYAYLKAGDVKSSSAMLDDMYKKRLMITLKIYRSFNASYACESHILRLFWDNLVSRGLISKAILKDIEQSDLLL
- the LOC116208205 gene encoding pentatricopeptide repeat-containing protein At5g38730 isoform X1, with amino-acid sequence MAALVSCSSETVLARSICAVIVKGRWSSLNSNICSSLTSTVIHQVLLDLSNHLGSPSLSWAFFKYVETFPNYKHPLQSSWTMIHILAKHRHYRSAQDLLDKIAHRDFLSSPSVLSSLVRAHGDPDVNSHVLSWLVILYANSRMTQDALQVFEHMRVSALKPHLHACTVLLNCLAKERLTDLVWKVYKKMVRIGIVPNTHIYNALIHACSKSADPEKAEKLVEEMEARGIFPDLFTYNTLISLYCKKGMHYEALSVQDRMERGGVSPDLVTYNSLIYGFCREGRMREAVRLFREIKGADPNHVTYTTLIDGYCRTNDLEEALRLLEVMIARGLYPSVFTYNSILRKLCEEGRMRDANKLLNEMSERRVEPDNVTCNTLINAYCKIRDLRSALKVKNRMRESGLKLDQFTYKALIHGFCRVLDMDNAKELLISMIDAGFSPSYCTYSWIIDGYCELNDEDAVLRLLDDFAGRGLCIGLSVYRALIRRFCKRERIASAERVFSLMQEKGISGDSIIYTSLAYAYLKAGDVKSSSAMLDDMYKKRLMITLKIYRSFNASYACESHILRLFWDNLVSRGLISKAILKDIEQSDLLL